One part of the Sebastes fasciatus isolate fSebFas1 chromosome 8, fSebFas1.pri, whole genome shotgun sequence genome encodes these proteins:
- the cdh26.1 gene encoding cadherin-like protein 26 isoform X2, whose translation MRTISLLLLVALTALAESHHGNHIGRVKRELLVRSKRRWVLSTIEIQEEDPGPFPMKISQMFNDKKDSSVQKYRISGMGVSEPPLDVFSIDENTGVVKAHRSVDREKYSIFRIKFDILSKETGEKIDKELAFNIEVLDINDNAPIFKPPQIKVDVDENIPQGYLPGQLMVSDLDQRNTSNSKVTMTMISQKPLVPQIKLNQIDGRMAQLTFEGCFNYDKVKKYEVLVQAKDHGTPPLSSTATITLNIVDTNSHPPTFKEKQYHGSVSESTTQTDVLRVGVNDKDTINTPGWRARYYFIHGNEGGNYKIETDPVTNEGILSVIKGKDYEVTTLTTLEIGVENEEALFVCDESGLFGTRPPPDTVNITMKVIDVNDPPFYDKDKFDVYQKEEEEPGRVLFTPTIHDVDSDVTHIRHVLLEDPAGWVNIDKKTGKITSVKRMDRESPFVDDNNIYKVIIGAFDDGEPPATGSCTVLVHLGDVNDNMPRLAINGTIMCGNKANKVTVPAKDEDKHPFSGPFTFSLGRDDKALKQFWKLDPAYGEEGGLVCLKTLAYGNYSVPLMIQDQQGAVGHDTMEVMVCDCGEGDGCLGKELPTSSLGAAAIGLLCVGLLLFLLLLLLFMCQCGGKEFRHIPIVEDEGNQTLIKYNQEGGGSACTAEPTLLLTPTNSVNVTDGLKRGSIKQVSSMAPGMGQDMETNYSSWITVNNSNLTSLGMQRLTDTTRSRGGQNMYSTWTSNRTNTYQGGSSRYDRSVSLQSQQHIADHIDRRMDTIEGNHGGQPVYQPCEYAYEGQGSRCQSLDQLSLSNLGDDLMFLNDLGPKFKTLAGICHPTIKDKNIQL comes from the exons ATGAGGACCATTTCCCTGCTTCTGTTG GTTGCATTAACAGCCCTGGCAGAGtctcaccatggcaaccacatcGGACGTGTCAAGCGG GAGCTTTTGGTGCGTTCCAAAAGAAGGTGGGTTTTGTCCACAATTGAAATACAGGAGGAAGATCCTGGGCCGTTCCCCATGAAAATTTCGCAG ATGTTTAATGACAAGAAGGATTCCTCCGTGCAAAAGTACCGTATAAGTGGAATGGGTGTGTCCGAGCCGCCGCTGGATGTGTTCTCCATCGATGAAAACACCGGAGTCGTCAAAGCCCATAGATCTGTCGACAGAGAGAAATACAGTATCTTCAGA ATCAAGTTTGATATCTTGAGCAAAGAGACGGGTGAAAAAATCGACAAGGAGCTGGCTTTTAATATAGAAGTATTGGACATCAATGACAACGCACCAATATTTAAACCCCCACAAATAAAAGTTGATGTTGATGAAAATATACCACAGG GGTACTTGCCGGGGCAGCTGATGGTCTCGGACCTAGACCAGAGGAACACGAGCAACTCTAAAGTCACCATGACTATGATTTCACAGAAGCCACTAGTGCCCCAGATCAAGTTGAATCAGATTGATGGAAGAATGGCCCAACTCACCTTTGAAGGATGTTTCAACTACGAT AAAGTAAAGAAGTATGAAGTTCTTGTTCAAGCAAAAGATCATGGAACACCGCCCTTGTCCTCCACTGCCACTATTACCCTCAACATTGTTGACACAAACAGTCATCCACCGACATTCAAGGAGAAGCAG TACCACGGTTCGGTGTCGGAATCGACCACCCAGACCGATGTTTTGAGAGTTGGGGTAAACGACAAAGACACAATTAACACTCCTGGCTGGCGTGCCAGATACTACTTCATTCATGGGAATGAGGGAGGAAACTACAAAATTGAAACCGACCCCGTCACTAATGAGGGTATTTTGAGTGTCATCAAG GGCAAGGATTATGAGGTGACAACACTCACTACCCTGGAGATTGGAGTAGAGAATGAGGAAGCCTTGTTTGTTTGTGACGAGAGTGGTCTCTTTGGCACACGTCCACCTCCAGATACAGTCAACATCACAATGAAAGTGATCGATGTTAATGACCCACCTTTCTATGACAAAGATAAATTTGACGTGTAccaaaaagaagaggaggagccaGGAAGGGTGTTGTTCACTCCAACTATTCACGACGTTGACTCAGACGTAACCCATATCAG GCATGTGCTGTTAGAAGATCCAGCCGGCTGGGTGAACATTGATAAAAAAACTGGAAAAATCACATCAGTTaagaggatggacagagagtcACCCTTTGTTGATGACAATAACATTTACAAAGTCATTATCGGTGCCTTTGATGATG GTGAGCCTCCAGCCACAGGTTCATGCACTGTTCTGGTCCACCTCGGTGATGTCAATGACAACATGCCTAGGCTGGCCATCAACGGCACCATTATGTGTGGAAACAAGGCTAACAAGGTCACAGTGCCTGCCAAGGACGAAGACAAACATCCTTTCAGTGGGCCCTTCACTTTCTCCCTGGGGCGTGATGACAAAGCTCTGAAGCAGTTTTGGAAACTAGACCCTGCCTATG GTGAGGAAGGTGGGCTTGTTTGCCTGAAGACACTTGCTTATGGCAACTACTCAGTGCCCCTGATGATCCAGGACCAACAGGGCGCCGTTGGACATGATACCATGGAAGTGATGGTGTGTGACTGTGGAGAGGGAGATGGGTGTCTTGGCAAAGAACTGCCCACATCCAGCCTTGGGGCAGCAGCCATTGGACTGCTCTGTGTAGGACTCCTCTTATTTTTGT tgctgctcctcctctttaTGTGTCAGTGTGGAGGGAAGGAGTTCCGGCACATACCCATTGTGGAGGATGAGGGCAACCAGACTCTCATCAAGTACAACCAAGAAGGAGGGGGCTCCGCATGCACG GCTGAGCCCACTCTGCTCCTGACACCTACAAACAGTGTGAATGTGACAGATGGCCTAAAAAGGGGCTCCATCAAGCAG GTGTCTAGTATGGCTCCAGGAATGGGCCAGGACATGGAAACGAACTACAGCTCATGGATCACTGTG AACAACTCCAACTTGACCTCACTGGGTATGCAGCGTCTGACAGACACAACCAGAAGCCGAGGAGGGCAGAACATG TACTCTACATGGACTTCAAACAGGACAAACACCTACCAG GGAGGCTCATCGAGATACGACCGCTCTGTCAGCCTGCAGTCACAACAACACATTGCAGATCACATCGACAGG
- the cdh26.1 gene encoding cadherin-like protein 26 isoform X1, protein MRTISLLLLVALTALAESHHGNHIGRVKRELLVRSKRRWVLSTIEIQEEDPGPFPMKISQMFNDKKDSSVQKYRISGMGVSEPPLDVFSIDENTGVVKAHRSVDREKYSIFRIKFDILSKETGEKIDKELAFNIEVLDINDNAPIFKPPQIKVDVDENIPQGYLPGQLMVSDLDQRNTSNSKVTMTMISQKPLVPQIKLNQIDGRMAQLTFEGCFNYDKVKKYEVLVQAKDHGTPPLSSTATITLNIVDTNSHPPTFKEKQYHGSVSESTTQTDVLRVGVNDKDTINTPGWRARYYFIHGNEGGNYKIETDPVTNEGILSVIKGKDYEVTTLTTLEIGVENEEALFVCDESGLFGTRPPPDTVNITMKVIDVNDPPFYDKDKFDVYQKEEEEPGRVLFTPTIHDVDSDVTHIRHVLLEDPAGWVNIDKKTGKITSVKRMDRESPFVDDNNIYKVIIGAFDDGEPPATGSCTVLVHLGDVNDNMPRLAINGTIMCGNKANKVTVPAKDEDKHPFSGPFTFSLGRDDKALKQFWKLDPAYGEEGGLVCLKTLAYGNYSVPLMIQDQQGAVGHDTMEVMVCDCGEGDGCLGKELPTSSLGAAAIGLLCVGLLLFLLLLLLFMCQCGGKEFRHIPIVEDEGNQTLIKYNQEGGGSACTAEPTLLLTPTNSVNVTDGLKRGSIKQVSSMAPGMGQDMETNYSSWITVNNSNLTSLGMQRLTDTTRSRGGQNMYSTWTSNRTNTYQQGGSSRYDRSVSLQSQQHIADHIDRRMDTIEGNHGGQPVYQPCEYAYEGQGSRCQSLDQLSLSNLGDDLMFLNDLGPKFKTLAGICHPTIKDKNIQL, encoded by the exons ATGAGGACCATTTCCCTGCTTCTGTTG GTTGCATTAACAGCCCTGGCAGAGtctcaccatggcaaccacatcGGACGTGTCAAGCGG GAGCTTTTGGTGCGTTCCAAAAGAAGGTGGGTTTTGTCCACAATTGAAATACAGGAGGAAGATCCTGGGCCGTTCCCCATGAAAATTTCGCAG ATGTTTAATGACAAGAAGGATTCCTCCGTGCAAAAGTACCGTATAAGTGGAATGGGTGTGTCCGAGCCGCCGCTGGATGTGTTCTCCATCGATGAAAACACCGGAGTCGTCAAAGCCCATAGATCTGTCGACAGAGAGAAATACAGTATCTTCAGA ATCAAGTTTGATATCTTGAGCAAAGAGACGGGTGAAAAAATCGACAAGGAGCTGGCTTTTAATATAGAAGTATTGGACATCAATGACAACGCACCAATATTTAAACCCCCACAAATAAAAGTTGATGTTGATGAAAATATACCACAGG GGTACTTGCCGGGGCAGCTGATGGTCTCGGACCTAGACCAGAGGAACACGAGCAACTCTAAAGTCACCATGACTATGATTTCACAGAAGCCACTAGTGCCCCAGATCAAGTTGAATCAGATTGATGGAAGAATGGCCCAACTCACCTTTGAAGGATGTTTCAACTACGAT AAAGTAAAGAAGTATGAAGTTCTTGTTCAAGCAAAAGATCATGGAACACCGCCCTTGTCCTCCACTGCCACTATTACCCTCAACATTGTTGACACAAACAGTCATCCACCGACATTCAAGGAGAAGCAG TACCACGGTTCGGTGTCGGAATCGACCACCCAGACCGATGTTTTGAGAGTTGGGGTAAACGACAAAGACACAATTAACACTCCTGGCTGGCGTGCCAGATACTACTTCATTCATGGGAATGAGGGAGGAAACTACAAAATTGAAACCGACCCCGTCACTAATGAGGGTATTTTGAGTGTCATCAAG GGCAAGGATTATGAGGTGACAACACTCACTACCCTGGAGATTGGAGTAGAGAATGAGGAAGCCTTGTTTGTTTGTGACGAGAGTGGTCTCTTTGGCACACGTCCACCTCCAGATACAGTCAACATCACAATGAAAGTGATCGATGTTAATGACCCACCTTTCTATGACAAAGATAAATTTGACGTGTAccaaaaagaagaggaggagccaGGAAGGGTGTTGTTCACTCCAACTATTCACGACGTTGACTCAGACGTAACCCATATCAG GCATGTGCTGTTAGAAGATCCAGCCGGCTGGGTGAACATTGATAAAAAAACTGGAAAAATCACATCAGTTaagaggatggacagagagtcACCCTTTGTTGATGACAATAACATTTACAAAGTCATTATCGGTGCCTTTGATGATG GTGAGCCTCCAGCCACAGGTTCATGCACTGTTCTGGTCCACCTCGGTGATGTCAATGACAACATGCCTAGGCTGGCCATCAACGGCACCATTATGTGTGGAAACAAGGCTAACAAGGTCACAGTGCCTGCCAAGGACGAAGACAAACATCCTTTCAGTGGGCCCTTCACTTTCTCCCTGGGGCGTGATGACAAAGCTCTGAAGCAGTTTTGGAAACTAGACCCTGCCTATG GTGAGGAAGGTGGGCTTGTTTGCCTGAAGACACTTGCTTATGGCAACTACTCAGTGCCCCTGATGATCCAGGACCAACAGGGCGCCGTTGGACATGATACCATGGAAGTGATGGTGTGTGACTGTGGAGAGGGAGATGGGTGTCTTGGCAAAGAACTGCCCACATCCAGCCTTGGGGCAGCAGCCATTGGACTGCTCTGTGTAGGACTCCTCTTATTTTTGT tgctgctcctcctctttaTGTGTCAGTGTGGAGGGAAGGAGTTCCGGCACATACCCATTGTGGAGGATGAGGGCAACCAGACTCTCATCAAGTACAACCAAGAAGGAGGGGGCTCCGCATGCACG GCTGAGCCCACTCTGCTCCTGACACCTACAAACAGTGTGAATGTGACAGATGGCCTAAAAAGGGGCTCCATCAAGCAG GTGTCTAGTATGGCTCCAGGAATGGGCCAGGACATGGAAACGAACTACAGCTCATGGATCACTGTG AACAACTCCAACTTGACCTCACTGGGTATGCAGCGTCTGACAGACACAACCAGAAGCCGAGGAGGGCAGAACATG TACTCTACATGGACTTCAAACAGGACAAACACCTACCAG CAGGGAGGCTCATCGAGATACGACCGCTCTGTCAGCCTGCAGTCACAACAACACATTGCAGATCACATCGACAGG